One segment of Erigeron canadensis isolate Cc75 chromosome 2, C_canadensis_v1, whole genome shotgun sequence DNA contains the following:
- the LOC122589102 gene encoding clavaminate synthase-like protein At3g21360 translates to MAEESLFHEVVGLLPQQNCGDGVLFPVVLSPNLTLAKTVKLTEAIKVNRSWLDSILHRSGAILFRGFDVSSASDFNEVVESSGYENFCHPIGGAAYRTKVVGRVYTANEAPPDQNIPFHHEMSHAPVFPSKLFFFCEEQPGSGGETCIALSHVIYERMKQKHPKFVEEMEEKGLIYSRVLGEESDPSSPVGRSWMDTFTTDKKAIAEERAAKLRMKLEWMDGAVRVIMGPMPAFKYDEVRNRKIWFNGLVGEMKDKLNDDPSKAVMFSDGKPLPTDVPSDCAKIFDEECVALQWQKGDVLLLDNLAVMHSRRPLITQPRRVLASFCK, encoded by the exons ATGGCAGAAGAGAGTTTGTTCCATGAAGTAGTCGGGTTATTACCACAACAGAATTGTGGGGATGGAGTTCTCTTCCCTGTGGTTCTTTCTCCAAACCTTACACTTGCGAAAACTGTTAAGTTAACCGAAGCCATCAAAGTAAACAGATCATGGTTGGATTCGATCCTCCATCGATCAGGTGCAATTCTTTTCAGAGGATTTGATGTTTCCTCTGCTTCTGACTTCAACGAAGTAGTTGAGTCTTCTGGGTATGAGAATTTTTGCCACCCCATCGGTGGGGCAGCCTACAGGACTAAAGTTGTTGGCCGTGTTTACACAGCTAATGAAGCTCCACCTGACCAGAACATTCCCTTTCATCACGAAATGTCTCAT GCTCCTGTGTTCCCATCCAAATTGTTTTTCTTCTGTGAAGAACAACCAGGAAGTGGGGGAGAAACTTGTATAGCGCTAAGTCATGTCATATATGAAAGGATGAAACAGAAGCACCCGAAatttgttgaagaaatggaagaGAAAGGACTGATATATTCACGAGTTCTTGGAGAAGAGTCTGATCCTTCATCACCAGTCGGTCGTAGCTGGATGGATACGTTCACAACAGACAAGAAGGCGATCGCAGAAGAAAG GGCTGCAAAGCTAAGAATGAAGCTAGAGTGGATGGATGGTGCTGTGAGGGTTATAATGGGGCCTATGCCTGCTTTTAAATACGATGAGGTAAGAAATCGCAAAATCTGGTTTAATGGTTTAGTAGGAGAAATGAAAGATAAGCTAAACGACGATCCATCAAAAGCAGTCATGTTTAGTGATGGTAAACCACTGCCAACTGATGTTCCTAGTGACTGTGCGAAAATCTTTGATGAAGAGTGTGTTGCACTACAATGGCAAAAGG